A stretch of DNA from Rhodococcus sp. NBC_00297:
CGAACATGCGGTGCCAGATGTCGTCGAGCGGGAAGCCGATGAGCGCGTACAGGCCCGAGCCGGCGATGAGCAGCCCGCCGGTGGGGGCATACCAGGTCCGGGTGATCTTGATGGCTGCCGGACCGGGCTTCTCGTCGCGCGGCAGGATGATCGCCAGCGCACCGGCGATGAACAGGAAGAACAGGCCCACCAGGATGAAGTAGTGCGCCGGGTTGGCCAACGGGCCCTCGTCGCGACCACGTCCGATGTGCAGGCTGACGTCCCAGATGAAGCCGAAGAACGCGGTGAGGATCGTCGAGATGAACATGACGAGCGGCAGCGCCACCCACCCGGGGCGGTGCAGCTTCTCGCCCGCGTAGTCCGCGAGGCGCTGCAGCCACGTGATGCGCCTCGTCCGGTGCATCACGGCCAGATACAGCAGGAACAGCGAGATGACACCGGCTGCCGCGGTCATGCCGAAGACCTGATCGAGCGCGGCGCCGCCACCGGCCGGCGCCTGTGCGATCAGGTTACTCGAGGTAACACCTACATTGTTCACGCATCGGATTATGTCTGTAACCGGGCGTCGACACCAGAGCTACCCGAAAGTAATTTCTCGGGCACTCTCACGTGCCGCGCGCGGCGGTCGTCGCTGCTCTATCGTCTGCGCATGGACGTCGAACTCCGGCACAACCCCTCCAACACCGTCGCCCGATGCCGCCTCGCACCACGGGAATCGCTGAACACCGAGGGCGGGGCGATGCTCGCGTGTTCGGCCGGTGTGGACATCCGGAGCAGCACCCCGGGCGGATTCCTCGGCGGACTCAAACGCAGCGCGCTGAGCGCCGGATCCTTCTACGTCACCACGTACACGGCACCGGACCAGGGCGGCTGGGTCGACCTGGCCGGCAAGCTGCCCGGCGACGTCATCACCGTCGACGTCGCCGACGGGCAGGAGTGGTTCGTGGGCCACGGTTCCTGGCTCGGCAACTCCCCCGACGTCACCGTCGACCCGCAGTTCGGCGGAATGAAGCAGATGTTCGGCGGCCAGGGCGCCTTCGGCTACAAGGCGTCGGGACGCGGGCACGTGCTGCTGGGTGTGTACGGCGCCATCGACGTCATGGACCTCGGTCCCGGGGAACGCGTCACCATCGACACCGGTCACGTGGTGGCGTACCACCTCGCGATGACGTTCGACGTGCGTCGAGCGGTACAGGGAAAGACGATGCAGACGCTGAAGTCCGGCGAGGGGCTGGTGTTCGACTTCACCGGTCCGGGCCGCGTCCTGCTGCAGACCAGGAACCCTCGCGAACTCGAACGGCTCATCGACGAGAACCGGCCACGCTCGAGCTGATCGTGGAACTCAGACCCCGGAATCCGGGGTTCAGACTCCACTATTCGCGGTGTAGGCCCGCCAGCCGCCGAACTCGGTGATGTCGGTGCCCGCCTCCGCCGCATCGGCGGCGCACATGAAACCGACCACCTCCCGACCGTCGGACAGCGTCACCGATCCCAGGCCCATCGGTGCGGGCAGCCCGGCCAGGAACGTGCCGAGGTGCGCCGGGGCCATCCGGTACAGCTCGCCCGCGATGGAGGCGCTGCCGCCGCGCACCAATCCGGGCTTGGGCGGTGTGGTGCCCAGATCGACCAGGCGGTAGTCGGCGGAAGTGCTCACCTCACCGACGAACCGCGCACCACGCTCGACCAGCTGACCGTTCAGCGGGAACCCTCGCAGGTGCGCGCCGACGACGAGCACGTCCACGCCGTCCTCCACGAGTACCGCCGTGTCCTGATCCGCCACCGCGGCGCCGATGTCGAGCAGTACCTGATCGGTGAACGCGGGGCCCACGACCATGACGCCGAAGGGATCACCCGCCGTCGTGCGCGCACCCGGCACCGCGACCGCCGCCATGTCGAGAAGGTTGCAGAAGTTGGTGAACGTGCCGAGCCTGCGATTGATGCCGAGCGGATCCGCCTGTACCGCAGCGATGGTGGGGTGCTCGGTGGTCGTCGGCAGCACCAGGCCGTCGAGCCCGTCGAGAATCGACGCCGCGTGCGCCTTGGCCGCCAGCAGCGTCGAGAGGTCGTCGACGTACGCGTGCGCTGCCGGATCCTTCGCGCCCAGCACGATGCGGGAGACGGTCGGGTCGGCGTGCTCGGGCGATGTCGACAGGAACTCGCCGACCGCCGCGTAGCGCTGCGCCACGATCGCCCCGTCGTACAACAACACGGCGGCGTCCAGCAGCACGGAGATGTCGACGATCTCGTGGTCGATCCCCACAGCGTCCAGTCCCGACACCGTGCGCTCGAACGCCTCCGCGTACTCGGGGCACAGCGCGCGGAGATCCTCGGTGCGTGGAACGGCGACACGGGGGCGCGGCGGGGCCGACAACGGCACCGTCGCGGGCCACGCACGACTCCGCGGATCTGCCGAGTCCGCACCGATCATGATCGCCATGGCTGCTGTGGCCGTGGTGATGTCGGCGGCGAAGACCGTCACGGCGTCGTAGTCCACGCACGCCGGGACGACGCCGGTGTTCGGCACCAGTCCCAGCGTCGGCTTGATGCCCACCAGGGACGCGAAGGCCGCAGGAACTCGGCCCGACCCTGCCGTGTCCGTTCCGAGGGCGATGTCCACGATGCCCAGCGCGACCGCGGTCGCGGAGCCGGAACTCGACCCGCCGGAGATCTTCTCGGGGTCGTGCGCGTGCCGCACCGCGCCGTACGGGCTGCGCGTTCCCACGAGTCCGGTGGCGAACTGGTCGAGATTGGTCTTGCCCAGCACCAGAGCGCCGGCGGCGCGGAGTCGCGCGACCACGGTCGCATCGACGTCCGGGGTACGCGAGAACTCGGGGCACGCCGCCGTCGTCGGGAGACCCGCGACGTCGATGTTGTCCTTGACCGCGAGCACGGTCCCGTACAGCGGCAGGCTCTCGTCCAGACCGGCGGCCTCCGCGAGGACGTCCGCCTCGTCGCGCAGCGTGATCCACACCTCGGGGCGGTCGACCTCGGCAATACGCTTGTACGCGAGCAACACTCGATCGGTGGCGGTCGTCATCATGCTCCCTGTGCTGTGGTGAGGGCGAACTCGCCGGCCGCGGACCAGGCATCGCGCTCTATGCCGAACGCCTCGGCCTGCTTCTTGCGGAACTCGGCGATGGAGCTGTCGTTCTCGGCCAGGAACTCGTCGTGGTCGGCCAGAGAGAAGGTGCCGTCGGTGATCTCGACACCCGCTCCGCGCCCGGCCGCGAGATCGGCGCGCATGTCGGCGAGCTCCTCGGTGCTGACGGGGTACCAGGAGATGCGGTCGAAGAAGCGCAGCAGCCAGGGCGTGCCCTCTTCGAAACCCTTGACTGCGGAGGGGTGTCGGTGGTTCCAGACCTGCGTGGTGCGACCGACGAACTGGTAGCCGCCGGGTCCCTCCATGCCGTAGATGCACAGATACGCGCCGCCGATCCCCACGGCGTTCTCCGGTGTCCACGTCCGCGCCGGGTTGTACTTCGTCGTGACGAGGCGATGCCGTGGATCCAGCGGAGTCGCCACCGGCGCACCGAGGTACACGTCGCCCAGGCCCAGCACCATGTACTCGGCGTCGAAGACCGTGTCGTACACGTCGTCGACGGACTCGAGCCCGTTCATCCGGCGGATGAACTCGATGTTCCACGGGCACCACGGCGCGTCGGAGCGTACGCCGTGCATGTAGCGCTGGATCGCCTCGCGCGTGGACGGGTCGTCCCACGAGAGCGGCAGCCGCACCTGCCGACTGGGCACCGTGAGCTCGGAGGTGTCCGGCAGCGCGTCCTCGGCCTCGAACAGCAGATCGAGGAGTTTCGCAGTCGGCAGCACATCGGGGTCGACCTTCACCTGCAACGACCGGATACCGGGCGTCAGATCGACCAACCCGGCGGGAGCGATGGCCTCGACGGCCTCGTGCAGGGCGTGCGCACGGGCCCGCAGCGCGAGGTCGAGGGACATCTCGCCGTACTCGACCAGGATGTTGTCGTCACCGGAGCGTCGATAGGTGACCGGCGTGGCACCGTCGCGGCGCGCGATGACACCGTCGTCCCCGTCGCCGCCGCGCGAGAACACCACGGGCAGGCTCGCGCGCCGGCCGACGCCCAGCGTGTTCTTCGAGGCGGCCGCGGCGGCCTCGAGCGCGACGAAGCACACCGTGTCGCCGGGGCGCAGCTGACCGAGCTTCCAGCGATCGGCCGCGACCACCGTCACCGGGCACACGAAACCGCCCAGGCTCGGGCCGTCGGGACCGAGCAGGATGGGGGTGTCGCCCGTGAAGTCCAGCGCGCCGACCGAATACGCGTTGTCGTGGATGTTCGACGGGTGCAGACCCGCCTCTCCCCCGTCGGTGCGCGCCCAGTCCGGGCGGGGTCCGACCAGCCGCACGCCGGTGCGATCGGAGTTGAAGTGCACCTCGTAGTCGGTGCCGAGAATGGTGTCCATGTCGGTGCGGGTGAAGAACTCGGGTGCTCCGTGCGGCCCCTCCGTGACGGCGAGCTGCCACGAGTGCGTCAGCGCCGGAACGTGTTCCATCGGCACGGGGGCGGGCGTGCCGATGGCGCGATCCGCCGGGGCGAGGTCGTCGCCCGCCTGCAGCACACGGCCGTCGAGCCCGCCGAACGTCCCGAGTGTGAAGGTCGACGCACTGCCGAGGTACTCCTCGGCCAGGACGCTGCCGCGGATCGCGATGTACATCCGCAGACCGGCCCCGGACACCGCACCCACGTCCAGCACCCCGCCCGCGGGCACCGTGATCGGCGTCCAGCGCTCGGCGGGTTCGCCGTTCACTGTGACGGGTGCGTCCGCACCGGTGACGCACACGACGGTCTCGTCGTCGAAACGCAGTGCGGGACCGCTCATCGTGGTCTCGAGCGCCGGCGCTCCCTCCGGGTTGCCGACGGCGACGTTGGCCAACCGCAGCGACAGGTCGTCCATCGGCCCCGACGGGGGTACTCCCACCTTCCAGTACCCCACCCGGCCGGGCCAGTCCTGAATGGTGGTGAGCATGCCGGGGCGCTCGACGCGGATGCTCATGCGGGCCGCGTCACGATCAGACGAACCGGTGTCGGGTCGAAACCGTTGCACGGGTTGTTGATCTGCGGGCAGTTCGAGATCAGGACCAGCGAGTCGATCTCCGCGCGCAGCGCGATCCGCTTGCCCGGCGCGGACAGTCCGTCGACGATGCCCAGACTGCCGTCCGCGTCGACCGGGACGTTCATGAAGAAGTTGATGTTGGAGACGATGTCGCGCTTGCCCAGACCCCACCGCGACCCCTCGAGCACGAAGTTCTCGACACACGCGTGCTGGTGCTTGGTGTGGTGGCCGTAGCGCAGCGTGTTCGATTCCTGCGAGCACGCACCGCCGATCGTGTCGTGATTGCCCACCTCGTCGGCGACGATGGTCATCATCGGCCGGGACTCGCTGTCGCGCAGAACAGTTCCCGTGGTGAGGTAGACGTTGCCCTGACCCACCATGGTGGCCGGTGCGCTGTAGCGGACGGTGTGATCGTCGGCGCCGTAGACCAGGGTGTCGACGGCCTGGTTGCCCTCCAGGTCGAGGATGGTGAGGACGTCGCCGGCGCGCACGACGGCGGACCACGGGCCGCGGGCAGGCGCGACCTCGTCGAGCACCACCTCGCCGGAGACGAGGGCCAGTTCCTGTACTGCTGCGGTCATTTCGAGCCTCCTGCTGCGTACGTGTCCTCCGTGTTGGCGACGGCACGGAGGTATTCGGGATCGGTGTTCGGCAGCGCGTCGAGATCCTGCGGCGACGGCCAGGCCAGCACCTGGAGCGACGTGGTGTCGAAGGTGGGCGACGGATCGATCGGGTGCGCCGTGTTGGCGATGCTCACGATCACCGGCAGGTGCAGGATCAGGTCGACCTCGCGGCCGGCACCCGCGGAACCCGTGCTGCGGAGGGCCCCGTCGGGATCGACGGTGACGCCGTGGAAGAAGCTGAGTGTCGGCGGCACGTCGCGGGGACCGAGGCCGTTCTTCAGGGCGGCCAGGATCAGCAACTCGCGGCCCGCGGGCGACGCCGAGTACGCGCTGCCGTCACCGTACTTCGCGGTGTTGGAGAGCAGCGTCGTCGTACCGCACAGTGCGTCGTGGTGTCCGGACGAGTCGGCCAGCACAGTGGCGAGCACCCGCCCCTGGTCGGACAGCAGCGGATGACCCACCCCCATGTACGCCTGCCACGGCACCTTGACGGTGTCGGCGGTGTTGAGGCGTTCCCACGGTGCGTCGGCACGGTGCAGCAGGACGTGCGCGCAGGCCGCTCCGTCGATGTCGCGCAACCGGACTCGGGTTCCGCGCTGGAGCACCTTCGTCGTGTACCGCCCGCCGGGAACGGTCTCGGCCCAGACGAGCGACGCGGCATCGGTTCCGGGAACCTCGTGCGGCCACAGGGAGGGTGGGACCACCGGCATCGAGTCGGTGATCTCCCGAGCCTGCGACCGGGCGTGCTCGCGGGCGGCTGTGGTGGTGGCGGTCATGCGGACACTCCTGTGGTGACGGGGTTGGGGTGGGCCTTGCCGCGCGGGAAGCACAGCGCACCGACGGCGACGACGGCCAGCACGGTGAGGGGCGCGGCCCAGCGCAGCAGCGGGAAATCGCCGGAGGGGTCGTAGATCTCGGGGCGCGGCCAGGACAGGTTGACCACCATGGCAGCGCCGTAGACGACGGCGAGAAGGTTGACGGGCAGGCCGAGTCGGCCGAGGGTGAACAGCGGCTTGCCCTCGGAGTCGACCTTCGGTGCGCCGGTGGTGTTGTGGGGCCAGCCCTTCAGCCGCTGGAGGAGCAGCGGCACGGTGACCATCATGTAGGCGAGGTAGATGAGCACGATGCACACGCTGGCGAGGGTGGAGAAGATCGCCGAGTTGCCGACGTTGACCACGAGCACCAGGACGCAGCCCAGTCCGATGACGACGGCCGGGGCGATGGGCGTGCCCGTGGTCTTGTTGACCGATCCGAGAACACGGGACGCGGGGAGCCGGCCGTCGCGGGCCATCGAGAACATGAGCCGGGACGCGGCGGTCTGAATGGCCAACGTGCAGATGAGGATCGCGATGGCCACGTCGATCAGGAGCACGGTGCCCCACGGGGACGAGAGCACGGAGTTCAGCACGTACGGCAGGCCCTGCGTCGCGAGTTCACCGTCGGTGAGGCTGGGTGCCGCCATGAGCGCACCGATGATCATGAGCCCGCCGCCCAGCGCGGAGACGGACAGCGCGAGACGGATGGTGCGCGGTGCGACCCGACGGGGATTCTTCGTCTCTTCGGCCAGTTCGCCGGCGGAGCCGAATCCCACCATGACGTAGGCGGCCATGAGTCCCGAGACGATCCACGCCCCGATGTAGCCGGAATCGACGGGCACGCCGCCGGTGTCGAACACGACGTCCGGTCCGCGCTGAGCATGAGTGAAGAACACGCCGATCACCGCGATGACACCGACGATCTCGCACGTCACGCCGATCGAGTTGATGCGCGCCATGGCGTTGACACCGATGGAGTTGATGGTCGTGGTGATCACCAGCAGCGCGGTGCCCAGCACGACGGCGTTGGTGGCGCCGTCCGACGAGGTCAGTGCGGTGTCGGTGCCGACGATCTGGAAGCCGCTCCAGACGTTCGGCAGCACCAC
This window harbors:
- a CDS encoding TIGR00266 family protein encodes the protein MDVELRHNPSNTVARCRLAPRESLNTEGGAMLACSAGVDIRSSTPGGFLGGLKRSALSAGSFYVTTYTAPDQGGWVDLAGKLPGDVITVDVADGQEWFVGHGSWLGNSPDVTVDPQFGGMKQMFGGQGAFGYKASGRGHVLLGVYGAIDVMDLGPGERVTIDTGHVVAYHLAMTFDVRRAVQGKTMQTLKSGEGLVFDFTGPGRVLLQTRNPRELERLIDENRPRSS
- the atzF gene encoding allophanate hydrolase, yielding MMTTATDRVLLAYKRIAEVDRPEVWITLRDEADVLAEAAGLDESLPLYGTVLAVKDNIDVAGLPTTAACPEFSRTPDVDATVVARLRAAGALVLGKTNLDQFATGLVGTRSPYGAVRHAHDPEKISGGSSSGSATAVALGIVDIALGTDTAGSGRVPAAFASLVGIKPTLGLVPNTGVVPACVDYDAVTVFAADITTATAAMAIMIGADSADPRSRAWPATVPLSAPPRPRVAVPRTEDLRALCPEYAEAFERTVSGLDAVGIDHEIVDISVLLDAAVLLYDGAIVAQRYAAVGEFLSTSPEHADPTVSRIVLGAKDPAAHAYVDDLSTLLAAKAHAASILDGLDGLVLPTTTEHPTIAAVQADPLGINRRLGTFTNFCNLLDMAAVAVPGARTTAGDPFGVMVVGPAFTDQVLLDIGAAVADQDTAVLVEDGVDVLVVGAHLRGFPLNGQLVERGARFVGEVSTSADYRLVDLGTTPPKPGLVRGGSASIAGELYRMAPAHLGTFLAGLPAPMGLGSVTLSDGREVVGFMCAADAAEAGTDITEFGGWRAYTANSGV
- a CDS encoding 5-oxoprolinase/urea amidolyase family protein; protein product: MSIRVERPGMLTTIQDWPGRVGYWKVGVPPSGPMDDLSLRLANVAVGNPEGAPALETTMSGPALRFDDETVVCVTGADAPVTVNGEPAERWTPITVPAGGVLDVGAVSGAGLRMYIAIRGSVLAEEYLGSASTFTLGTFGGLDGRVLQAGDDLAPADRAIGTPAPVPMEHVPALTHSWQLAVTEGPHGAPEFFTRTDMDTILGTDYEVHFNSDRTGVRLVGPRPDWARTDGGEAGLHPSNIHDNAYSVGALDFTGDTPILLGPDGPSLGGFVCPVTVVAADRWKLGQLRPGDTVCFVALEAAAAASKNTLGVGRRASLPVVFSRGGDGDDGVIARRDGATPVTYRRSGDDNILVEYGEMSLDLALRARAHALHEAVEAIAPAGLVDLTPGIRSLQVKVDPDVLPTAKLLDLLFEAEDALPDTSELTVPSRQVRLPLSWDDPSTREAIQRYMHGVRSDAPWCPWNIEFIRRMNGLESVDDVYDTVFDAEYMVLGLGDVYLGAPVATPLDPRHRLVTTKYNPARTWTPENAVGIGGAYLCIYGMEGPGGYQFVGRTTQVWNHRHPSAVKGFEEGTPWLLRFFDRISWYPVSTEELADMRADLAAGRGAGVEITDGTFSLADHDEFLAENDSSIAEFRKKQAEAFGIERDAWSAAGEFALTTAQGA
- a CDS encoding urea amidolyase associated protein UAAP2, translating into MTAAVQELALVSGEVVLDEVAPARGPWSAVVRAGDVLTILDLEGNQAVDTLVYGADDHTVRYSAPATMVGQGNVYLTTGTVLRDSESRPMMTIVADEVGNHDTIGGACSQESNTLRYGHHTKHQHACVENFVLEGSRWGLGKRDIVSNINFFMNVPVDADGSLGIVDGLSAPGKRIALRAEIDSLVLISNCPQINNPCNGFDPTPVRLIVTRPA
- a CDS encoding urea amidolyase associated protein UAAP1, translated to MTATTTAAREHARSQAREITDSMPVVPPSLWPHEVPGTDAASLVWAETVPGGRYTTKVLQRGTRVRLRDIDGAACAHVLLHRADAPWERLNTADTVKVPWQAYMGVGHPLLSDQGRVLATVLADSSGHHDALCGTTTLLSNTAKYGDGSAYSASPAGRELLILAALKNGLGPRDVPPTLSFFHGVTVDPDGALRSTGSAGAGREVDLILHLPVIVSIANTAHPIDPSPTFDTTSLQVLAWPSPQDLDALPNTDPEYLRAVANTEDTYAAGGSK
- a CDS encoding amino acid permease is translated as MSQAVLPPPSDRHADGDSDDLLEFGYEQQLHRKLGKFASFAAGFSFVSILTTIFQLFGLGFSFAGPAFFWAWPVVFVGQFMVALCFAELAARYPISGAIYQWSRRVGGEITGWFAGWFMIIAQIVTASAAAIALQVVLPNVWSGFQIVGTDTALTSSDGATNAVVLGTALLVITTTINSIGVNAMARINSIGVTCEIVGVIAVIGVFFTHAQRGPDVVFDTGGVPVDSGYIGAWIVSGLMAAYVMVGFGSAGELAEETKNPRRVAPRTIRLALSVSALGGGLMIIGALMAAPSLTDGELATQGLPYVLNSVLSSPWGTVLLIDVAIAILICTLAIQTAASRLMFSMARDGRLPASRVLGSVNKTTGTPIAPAVVIGLGCVLVLVVNVGNSAIFSTLASVCIVLIYLAYMMVTVPLLLQRLKGWPHNTTGAPKVDSEGKPLFTLGRLGLPVNLLAVVYGAAMVVNLSWPRPEIYDPSGDFPLLRWAAPLTVLAVVAVGALCFPRGKAHPNPVTTGVSA